The stretch of DNA CGCGTTGGCAAAGTTCGGGAAGTTCCAGTATGGCTCATCAGCGTATTCGGACCAGTACTGATAGGCAAGCCAGTCAACATCAAAATCACTGAATGACGAGCCGAGGAATGCCATGTCATAGTCACCGTGGAAGTACAGACGGTTCAGGTATTCGTAGAAGTCAGTAGGTTCAGAAGTGGCATCAACATTGAGTGCCTGCAGAGCATCGGCGAAAATGGCACCGATCTCAATGGCGAGATTGGATGAATCTGCACACTCGATGAGGACATCGAAGTCCTCTCCATTCGGGGCCTCTCTGAGCCCATCCTCATCAGCATCTGCAAAGCCGGCTGCATCAAGTAGCTGGTTACCAATTTCGACGTTGGCCTCGTAGTAGTGGTATGTTAGCTTGTCTTCAACAGAAAATGGGTTTACTTGTGGTACACAGCTGTCCTGTGGAAAGGACAGACTGTCCCAAACGTCCGCAGAAATGGATTGTTTGTCTACAGCAAAAGCAAGAGCCCTTCTGAAAGCGGTTATGTTCTGTGGGTACGCATCATCTCTGCAGTTGATGGTTATAGACCCATACCCGTTTCTGAGTTTATTCGCTGTCGCTATATCATCTGATTGTTCGAGTTCCAGCAAGAAGCTTGGGTCGACCCTGTCACCGATCAGGTCGATTTCACCATTTTGCAGAGCGAGAACAGCCTCGTCGTCCTGCGTAATCACGTCGTACACAATTTTGTCTACGTAAGGTCCACTTCCTGCCGTGCTCGATGAAGCTGCGATTTCAGGCAATAACGGAGATGCCACAGATATTACAAATAGACTCAAAATTAGACTAGCGGCAAATAGCGGAGCATTATCATTATTCATTCGAATTCCTCCCATCCTCCTAGAAGATAGGCTGACAGTACTATATCCAGTCCTCTGTTATAATGATTACGGACACCAAGAGTGGACCGCTGTTTCATCAACGCACGTGAATGTTCACAGTTTTTCATAATTAATGATGAATTCCAAGAACAGAACTGCAAAGAAGAAGTCAAACGAACCAAACGCGACAATCATGAAGGTCAGATCTCCCAATAGAAAGTAAATCACGCAAGATCCAAAAAAGGAGAGCTTACTCAAAACTCCTAACCAGACAATGCCCCGATTTTTGTGAATATCCTGCCCTACAATGAAATAGCCAATTCCGTAAACAAATATCAAACCCAGCAAAGCATGCAAGAAGAAAAGGGTGGGAGGATTTGCTGTACCAAAGAGAACGAATATGTCTGGAATGGCAACACTGCCAACAAGAAAAGAGACCGCCATAAACCAGTTAAACACAGCCCCAATAGTAAACAGCCATCTGTAATAGTTCTCTTTGTTCATGACTATATTCTTCTGAAACCCAAATTTAAGTATAATTGACGTGAGCAGTAACATAGTTCCATGGCATTTATGCTGTAGGCGCGATTGGTGGTAGGTTCGCAGCTATGTTTTTTTGGTGTAGAATCAGTTCTTTCGTCCACGCTTTATTGGAAATCACCTTCTTTTCTGAAAGGGTGAAGCAAAACTTGATTATTGCTAACGCTCTGAAAGGCAGATTGCTTCATGGTGGAATGTGTGAATATGACAACATATCCGCCTAAAGGTTCAGTATAAGCAAGAAGACACAATATATGCCAAATAGGAATCCTCCATGAAGCAAGTCGATACATACGAAGTCAGTGCATCTCAATTTCTTCGGTCTTTCGGATAAAATACTGCATTCCTTCTACGATCCGGAGTATTCTCTATTTTTCGCTATACTACATTGAATCCCTGTGATTTGAAATGTCTGTCGAAGGTGAATACGTAATCCACATTTAGTCTGTTTATTACAACGAAAGATGTGCAATCAGTGAAACTAATCTCGGAATTCTCTAGTGTTTTGAAATAGTTCCAAGCATGCTTCTCCCACTGCTCGTCTATGAAGAAAGTAACTAACTCTGATTTTCGCAAAGATTCACCAAATGAAACTGCGCTTTGATGGTCTATCTTATGACAAATAAGTGTCAAAAGCTCATCAAGAACATAGTTGGTAGTTACAATTCGCCCCCACCTACCTTTCTGTATTTCCCTCATTGTTTCGATTGCATCTTCATGCTTTGCAGAACTACGGTTGTAGAAATCAAAAAACCCGCTAGTATCAACGAAAATGGACAGCTCCTACCTCTCCAGACCATAGATTTCTTCATCATGTTCGGATTCTAGAACAGTACCCTGCTTCGCGCTTGCTTTTCCACCGAGTGAAAAAATAGGGTCCTTTGGA from Candidatus Lokiarchaeota archaeon encodes:
- a CDS encoding PIN domain-containing protein; protein product: MSIFVDTSGFFDFYNRSSAKHEDAIETMREIQKGRWGRIVTTNYVLDELLTLICHKIDHQSAVSFGESLRKSELVTFFIDEQWEKHAWNYFKTLENSEISFTDCTSFVVINRLNVDYVFTFDRHFKSQGFNVV